A genomic window from Parasteatoda tepidariorum isolate YZ-2023 chromosome 10, CAS_Ptep_4.0, whole genome shotgun sequence includes:
- the LOC107451668 gene encoding zinc finger CCHC domain-containing protein 7, whose product MFAVEYKNEKAMDVSSDEEPYDSDLIDSDVEAELYSVIHHETDNSTLNFENSYHSLNSSNKENASTILDYKEFSTIANVSFESNQNMLKNNNSITSSNVQVIEITDKLADDKINKNTYLNSLADFSFKRKSDSAFDDTQASKKQKNNEENTSKSQNLINLKSNETVVLNSSDISSEEDDDNDIICLGPLNSQKHFETNVSEIIITDSDSNSADSWCFKSPKFNTSIPSGTRTKDQWFVNANDIYRSRRSSSRYHESQFMTCSRCNQKGHSFKFCSFSKGMRCFICGSGRHSSFGCKSKVCAKCFGIGHDIRECPRELDFCEMCQMPGHRREICPDLWRRFQRTTPKKSKKIWRLSQDRPFFCYNCGLPGHFGALCKGRRMNTLAFPTWPFVLNYKEQNQSQVNPVINVSNEKSIMATQQHFPKGKNKKMKVKKTLPDLGNIQQITFPRTPKNSQGKPQNETIVLRKTQNQEKNS is encoded by the exons ATGTTTGCAGTTGAATACAAGAATGAAAAAGCAATGGATGTCTCTAGCGATGAAGAACCATATGATAGTGATTTGATCGATAGTGATGTTGAAGCTGAATTATACAGTGTTATACATCATGAAACAGATAATTCtactctaaattttgaaaattcctaCCACtctttaaattcttcaaacaaGGAGAATGCTTCCACAATTTTAGATTATAAGGAATTTAGTACTATTGCTAATGTTAGTTTTGAATCTAACCAGAATATGTTAAAGAACAACAATAGTATTACTTCATCTAATGTTCAAGTAATTGAGATAACTGATAAATTGGctgatgataaaattaataaaaatacttatttaaattctttagcGGATTTTTCCTTTAAACGAAAATCCGATTCAGCGTTTGATGATACTCAAGcttctaaaaagcaaaaaaacaatgaagagAATACTTCTAAAAgtcaaaacttaattaatttaaagtctaATGAAACTGTTGTTTTGAACTCTAGTGATATTTCAAGTGAGGAAGATGATGATAATGATATTATATGTTTAGGACCATTAAATAGTCAGAAACACTTTGAAACAAATGtatctgaaattattataacagaTTCTGATTCTAACAGTGCTGATAGCTGGTGTTTCAAATCTCCTAAATTCAACACATCTATTCCAAGTGGGACTAGAACCAAAG ATCAATGGTTTGTAAATGCTAATGATATATATCGTTCACGTCGAAGTTCTAGCCGTTATCATGAGTCTCAATTTATGACTTGTTCTCGTTGCAATCAGAAAggtcattcttttaaattttgctcattttctAAA ggtATGAGATGTTTTATATGTGGTAGTGGCCGCCATAGCTCCTTTGGATGCAAAAGCAAAGTTTGTGCGAAATGCTTTGGAATTGGTCATGATATCAGGGAGTGTCCAAGAGAGCTTGACTTTTGTGAGATGTGCCAAATGCCGGGCCATCGGCgagaa aTCTGTCCAGATTTATGGAGAAGATTTCAAAGAACT ACTCCaaagaaatcgaaaaaaatttggagaCTATCCCAAGATAGACCTTTCTTCTGCTATAACTGTGGTTTACCTGGACATTTTGGTGCT TTGTGTAAGGGTCGTCGGATGAATACACTTGCATTTCCAACTTGGCCATTTGTTTTAAACTACAAAGAGCAAAATCAAAGCCAAGTAAATCCTgtcataaatgtttcaaatgaaaaatctatCATGGCTACCCAACAACATTTTCCCAAGGGAAAAA ataaaaagatGAAAGTGAAGAAAACTCTGCCTGATCTGGGTAATATACAGCAAATTACATTCCCTAGGACTCCAAAAAATAGTCAAGGAAAGCCTCAAAATGAGACAATTGTGTTGAGAAAGActcaaaatcaagagaaaaactCCTAA